In Halorhabdus tiamatea SARL4B, a genomic segment contains:
- the cofD gene encoding 2-phospho-L-lactate transferase, which yields MVTFLAGGTGTPKLLAGTDDVFTPAETTVVANTGDDVELGGLLVCPDVDTCLFQAGGILDTDTWWGIAEDSAETHEYVRTLSERAGLDGGPRYLPDDRQTAGRELARWRRFSAVGEFMHIGDRDRAIHVTRTSLLDEGHSLTDVTRILGDALGADREILPMSDDPVASIVHTPDGPMHFQEFWVAHDGEPPVESVAFRGAEDATATDAVLDALSDPVVIGPSNPITSIGPMTAIDGIATALRKTPVVAVSPFVEDQVFSGPAAKLMAAEGFEASTAGVAEAYPFVDAFVLDEADRTDLERPTIRTETTLDTEEDAARVARAVREALEVVT from the coding sequence ATGGTCACGTTTCTGGCCGGCGGGACGGGGACACCGAAACTCCTCGCCGGCACCGACGATGTCTTCACGCCCGCCGAGACGACCGTCGTCGCGAACACCGGCGACGACGTCGAACTCGGTGGGTTGCTGGTCTGTCCCGACGTCGATACGTGTCTCTTTCAGGCGGGCGGAATACTTGATACGGACACCTGGTGGGGGATCGCCGAGGACTCGGCAGAGACCCACGAGTACGTTCGAACGCTGAGTGAGCGGGCAGGACTTGACGGGGGTCCGCGATATCTCCCCGACGATCGACAGACTGCCGGCCGTGAACTCGCACGCTGGCGACGGTTCTCCGCGGTCGGTGAGTTCATGCACATCGGCGACCGCGACCGGGCAATCCACGTCACGCGGACGAGCTTACTCGACGAGGGCCATTCGTTGACCGACGTGACCCGCATTCTCGGCGACGCCCTCGGGGCCGACCGCGAGATCCTGCCGATGAGCGACGACCCAGTGGCCTCGATCGTCCACACGCCTGACGGGCCGATGCACTTCCAGGAGTTCTGGGTCGCCCACGACGGCGAGCCCCCTGTCGAATCCGTCGCGTTCCGGGGCGCGGAAGACGCGACGGCAACGGATGCGGTGCTCGATGCCCTTTCCGACCCGGTCGTGATCGGCCCGTCGAACCCGATCACGAGCATCGGGCCGATGACGGCCATCGACGGGATCGCCACAGCGCTCCGGAAAACTCCCGTCGTCGCGGTCTCCCCGTTCGTCGAGGATCAGGTCTTCTCCGGCCCGGCGGCGAAACTGATGGCCGCAGAAGGGTTCGAAGCCTCGACAGCCGGGGTCGCCGAAGCCTACCCGTTCGTGGACGCGTTCGTTCTCGATGAGGCCGATCGAACCGACCTCGAGCGACCCACGATCCGGACGGAGACGACGCTCGACACCGAGGAAGACGCCGCCCGGGTCGCCCGTGCCGTTCGGGAAGCGCTGGAGGTGGTCACGTGA
- a CDS encoding triphosphoribosyl-dephospho-CoA synthase — translation MTRTIAQQAELALLLEVATTPKPGNVDRHRDHDDLRFEHFLAGAVGASEGLEDLADPDGPPIGTAFERAVEGMNGQSGGNTQFGGLLLLAPLVRAAALGKVTPERATAVAEGTGVEDAAGFYRAFEHVDVAVADPPDDMDALDVRRGSDAVPDIRERNLSLFDILARSADHDGIAREWTNGFARTFDAAERLVNRDGPLLDRAAAVFLDLLAAEPDTFVAINHGAETAEDVRERAEAARDGDTDPETLAEELLAEGINPGTTADILAGGLFVALERGTEV, via the coding sequence ATGACGCGAACGATCGCCCAGCAGGCCGAACTCGCGTTGCTGCTGGAGGTCGCGACGACGCCCAAGCCGGGCAACGTCGACCGCCACCGCGATCACGACGACCTCCGGTTCGAGCACTTCCTCGCGGGGGCCGTGGGCGCGAGCGAGGGGCTCGAAGACCTGGCCGACCCCGACGGGCCGCCGATCGGGACGGCCTTCGAGCGGGCAGTCGAAGGCATGAACGGGCAGTCCGGCGGCAACACCCAGTTCGGCGGCCTCCTGTTGCTCGCGCCGCTGGTCCGGGCCGCCGCGCTGGGAAAAGTGACACCGGAGCGGGCTACAGCTGTCGCCGAGGGGACTGGCGTCGAGGACGCTGCCGGGTTCTATCGCGCGTTCGAGCACGTCGACGTCGCCGTCGCCGACCCGCCCGACGACATGGACGCCCTGGACGTTCGTCGTGGGAGCGATGCCGTGCCCGATATTCGCGAGCGCAATCTTTCGCTGTTCGACATACTGGCCCGCTCGGCTGACCACGACGGCATCGCCCGCGAGTGGACGAACGGGTTCGCGCGGACCTTCGACGCCGCGGAGCGGCTCGTGAATCGCGACGGACCGCTCCTCGATCGTGCCGCCGCCGTGTTCCTCGATCTGCTCGCCGCGGAGCCAGACACCTTCGTCGCGATCAACCATGGAGCGGAGACGGCCGAAGACGTCCGCGAGCGGGCCGAGGCCGCCCGAGACGGCGACACCGATCCCGAGACGCTCGCCGAGGAACTACTCGCCGAGGGGATCAACCCGGGGACGACAGCCGACATTCTCGCCGGCGGGCTGTTCGTCGCTCTCGAACGGGGGACGGAGGTATGA
- the asd gene encoding aspartate-semialdehyde dehydrogenase, which produces MPVNVGILGATGAVGQRLVQLLDPHPDFEIAALTASEDSAGTSYREAAKWRIDTPIPGHVAEMTVGATEPEAVPDDIDLLFSSLPSSVGEAVEPDFAEAGYVVSSNSSNFRTDPDVPLTIPEVNPDHVDLIDVQREQRGWDGALLKNPNCSTITMVPPLAALEEAFGVERVDVSTLQAVSGAGYSGVTSMEIIDNAIPHIGGEEAKMETESRKLLGEFDGTEVEWLEADVAASCNRIPTLDGHLENVWADLAMDVSAEEAAEAMATYPSADLHSSPDPLIKVFEEPDRPQPRLDRNREDGMQISVGGIQETETGIQFNTLAHNTLRGAAGASILNGELLLEKGYI; this is translated from the coding sequence ATGCCAGTAAACGTCGGAATTCTGGGTGCGACCGGGGCCGTGGGCCAGCGACTCGTCCAGCTGCTCGACCCGCATCCGGACTTCGAGATCGCCGCGCTGACTGCAAGTGAGGACAGCGCCGGCACGTCGTATCGCGAGGCAGCCAAGTGGCGCATCGACACGCCGATCCCCGGCCACGTCGCCGAGATGACTGTCGGGGCGACCGAGCCCGAGGCCGTTCCCGACGACATCGATCTGCTGTTCTCCTCGTTGCCCTCCTCGGTCGGCGAGGCCGTCGAACCCGACTTCGCCGAGGCGGGCTACGTCGTCTCCTCGAACTCCTCGAACTTCCGGACGGACCCGGACGTCCCGCTCACTATCCCCGAAGTCAATCCGGACCACGTCGACTTGATCGACGTCCAGCGTGAGCAGCGCGGGTGGGACGGCGCACTCCTGAAGAACCCCAACTGCTCGACGATCACGATGGTCCCGCCGCTGGCCGCCCTCGAGGAGGCCTTCGGCGTCGAGCGCGTCGACGTCTCGACGCTGCAGGCCGTCTCCGGAGCGGGCTACTCGGGCGTCACCTCGATGGAGATCATCGACAACGCCATCCCCCACATCGGCGGCGAGGAGGCAAAGATGGAGACCGAATCCCGCAAGCTCTTAGGCGAGTTCGACGGGACCGAGGTGGAGTGGCTCGAGGCCGACGTCGCCGCCTCGTGCAACCGGATTCCGACGCTCGACGGCCATCTCGAGAACGTCTGGGCAGATCTCGCAATGGACGTCAGCGCCGAGGAGGCCGCCGAAGCGATGGCGACCTATCCCTCCGCGGACCTCCACAGCTCGCCAGACCCGCTGATCAAGGTCTTCGAGGAACCCGACCGACCCCAGCCCCGACTCGATCGCAACCGCGAGGACGGGATGCAGATCAGCGTCGGCGGGATCCAGGAAACCGAGACCGGGATCCAGTTCAACACCCTCGCACACAACACCCTCCGTGGGGCGGCCGGTGCGAGCATCCTCAACGGCGAGTTGCTCCTCGAGAAGGGCTACATCTGA
- a CDS encoding 30S ribosomal protein S17e yields the protein MAIKPAYVKKTGTILLERYPRAFSADFEHNKDVVEELTNIESKGVRNRIAGYVTHKQGSAVEA from the coding sequence ATGGCTATCAAACCCGCCTACGTCAAGAAGACCGGGACGATCCTGCTGGAGCGGTATCCGCGGGCGTTCTCGGCGGACTTCGAGCACAACAAGGACGTCGTCGAGGAACTCACCAACATCGAATCGAAAGGCGTACGCAACCGCATCGCCGGCTACGTAACTCACAAGCAGGGCTCGGCCGTCGAAGCCTGA
- a CDS encoding tRNA-dihydrouridine synthase encodes MTGDGLFPFELRVAAASLSGESDAEWANVAAPYVGAAFLGGLAIDEPTRTAAREMVDERDREEFLPADPLAFADEQLEALADAPLVAGLNVRAASPAPIRDLAGVCADHDAICEINAHCRQDELCETGAGQALLCEPDRLAGQVEAAATTGASVSVKVRTEVAGVDLPAVARRIETAGADVIHVDAMDSEGVVADIVAATDLFVIANNGVRDRETVREYLAYGADAVSVGRPSDRPAVLERVKAATEAWFESDGTATTGATR; translated from the coding sequence GTGACGGGAGACGGACTGTTCCCGTTCGAACTGCGAGTTGCCGCCGCCAGCCTCAGTGGGGAGTCGGACGCCGAGTGGGCGAACGTAGCTGCCCCCTACGTCGGCGCAGCGTTTCTCGGCGGGCTCGCGATCGACGAGCCGACCCGAACGGCGGCCCGCGAGATGGTCGACGAACGCGATCGCGAGGAGTTTCTGCCCGCGGATCCACTCGCCTTCGCAGACGAACAGCTGGAAGCGCTGGCGGACGCGCCGCTCGTTGCCGGATTGAACGTCCGGGCCGCGTCGCCAGCGCCGATCCGAGACCTCGCGGGGGTCTGTGCCGATCACGACGCTATCTGTGAGATCAACGCTCACTGCCGACAGGACGAACTGTGCGAGACGGGGGCCGGGCAAGCGTTGTTGTGCGAGCCGGACCGGCTGGCTGGCCAGGTCGAAGCTGCGGCGACGACCGGCGCGTCCGTCAGCGTGAAAGTCCGGACGGAAGTGGCCGGCGTCGATCTCCCGGCTGTCGCCCGGCGGATCGAGACGGCCGGGGCGGATGTGATCCACGTCGATGCGATGGACAGCGAAGGCGTCGTCGCCGACATCGTCGCGGCGACGGACCTGTTCGTCATCGCCAACAACGGCGTCCGCGACCGGGAGACGGTTCGGGAGTATCTGGCGTACGGCGCGGACGCCGTCAGCGTCGGCCGACCGAGTGATCGTCCTGCCGTTCTTGAACGAGTCAAGGCGGCGACTGAGGCGTGGTTCGAGTCGGACGGGACAGCCACGACGGGGGCCACGCGATGA
- a CDS encoding DUF447 domain-containing protein: MSDPWPVELRGITESVVTTLGPDGSYNVAALGLSAGDPVTATTWGQTRTRRNFEREGEGYVQFTRDPVDFVEAALTVWEADEPILPTADAWAKVAVEHREADTEDGTEWVEWTLEPIESAVERETVPTTNRGYAAVIEATVAASRLDVPAYDDDRLAARLAYFAAVIERCGGEREQVAWERLETTVDLPAVARQFESF; encoded by the coding sequence ATGAGCGATCCCTGGCCGGTTGAACTGCGGGGAATCACCGAGTCAGTCGTGACGACGCTCGGCCCCGACGGATCGTATAACGTCGCCGCGCTGGGGCTGTCGGCCGGCGATCCAGTCACAGCGACGACCTGGGGCCAGACGCGAACCCGCCGGAACTTCGAACGGGAAGGTGAGGGATACGTCCAGTTCACGCGCGACCCGGTGGATTTCGTCGAAGCGGCGTTGACCGTCTGGGAGGCGGACGAACCGATCCTCCCGACAGCCGACGCCTGGGCGAAGGTGGCGGTTGAGCACCGCGAGGCCGACACGGAAGACGGGACGGAGTGGGTGGAGTGGACACTCGAACCGATCGAGTCGGCAGTCGAACGCGAGACGGTACCCACGACGAACCGAGGGTACGCCGCCGTGATCGAGGCGACAGTCGCGGCGTCACGACTCGACGTCCCGGCCTACGACGACGATCGCCTCGCGGCGCGGCTCGCCTATTTCGCGGCCGTCATCGAGCGGTGTGGCGGCGAGCGCGAGCAGGTCGCGTGGGAGCGCCTGGAGACGACTGTCGACCTCCCGGCGGTAGCCCGGCAATTCGAATCCTTTTAG